The Thermodesulfatator atlanticus DSM 21156 genome has a segment encoding these proteins:
- a CDS encoding 3-deoxy-D-manno-octulosonic acid transferase yields the protein MQKIYFGTQIFTWPCYILPHLSGKKRHLLEKRLFPPKISVPKPVIWIHTLSVGEVQASLPLLKALKKNYPGYFLVFTVATAQGLEQARLKAEEYADLIWPGPIDLYPVITRYVKGFNPRAFILVESDVWPGVLSLLKKKGVPLIFANAAISKKSFEKFKKYSFLRKFFFGNFDVIGTATLGDFERFKKLLPTKKIFFPGNLKFEIELPPTDKIEKIISQLSPFLKRPVIVCGSTHPGEEEILFEAFRLFGQGSLVIAPRKTERAQEVLLLAQKKGFDVALRSKPSHAQVMVVDTLGELLALYALADIAFVGGTLVPVGGHNIFEPVLHSIPVSFGPYVESISDLASLMIEEGVGFCASDAPALVALWQQMLARNDTLSSRVSNFCKKFSGISEKYLEILATFL from the coding sequence ATGCAAAAAATATATTTTGGCACCCAAATATTTACCTGGCCGTGCTATATATTGCCGCACCTTTCAGGTAAAAAGCGTCATCTTCTAGAGAAAAGACTCTTTCCGCCGAAAATAAGCGTCCCAAAACCGGTTATCTGGATTCATACCTTATCAGTAGGGGAGGTGCAAGCATCGCTTCCCTTACTCAAGGCCTTAAAGAAAAACTATCCCGGTTATTTTTTAGTTTTTACCGTGGCAACTGCCCAGGGCCTTGAACAGGCAAGGCTTAAGGCGGAAGAATATGCGGATTTAATTTGGCCAGGGCCAATTGATTTGTATCCGGTGATTACTCGTTACGTGAAAGGCTTTAATCCCCGGGCTTTTATACTGGTAGAATCAGACGTATGGCCGGGGGTGCTTTCCTTGCTAAAGAAAAAGGGTGTTCCGCTTATTTTTGCTAATGCAGCAATTTCTAAAAAGTCGTTTGAAAAATTCAAGAAATATTCCTTTTTGCGAAAATTCTTCTTCGGAAATTTCGACGTCATTGGGACAGCAACCCTGGGTGATTTTGAAAGATTTAAAAAACTTTTACCCACTAAAAAAATATTTTTCCCAGGTAATCTTAAATTTGAAATTGAATTGCCACCTACTGACAAAATAGAAAAAATAATCTCTCAACTTTCTCCTTTTTTAAAAAGGCCTGTAATTGTTTGCGGCTCCACCCATCCTGGTGAGGAAGAAATTTTGTTTGAGGCGTTCAGGCTTTTTGGCCAGGGAAGCCTTGTTATTGCACCACGCAAAACAGAAAGGGCCCAAGAGGTTCTTTTGTTGGCGCAAAAAAAGGGGTTTGATGTTGCGCTGCGGAGCAAACCTTCTCATGCTCAGGTTATGGTAGTTGATACTCTTGGAGAACTTTTGGCTCTATACGCCCTGGCTGATATTGCTTTTGTAGGTGGAACTTTGGTTCCGGTGGGGGGGCACAATATCTTTGAGCCGGTGCTTCACAGTATTCCGGTGAGTTTTGGTCCGTATGTAGAAAGCATCTCAGACCTTGCCTCTTTGATGATCGAAGAAGGAGTGGGGTTTTGTGCTTCAGATGCCCCAGCCTTGGTAGCCCTCTGGCAGCAAATGCTTGCCCGGAATGATACTTTATCTTCCCGGGTTTCAAATTTTTGTAAAAAATTTTCCGGAATCTCGGAAAAGTATCTTGAAATTTTAGCTACCTTTTTATAA
- a CDS encoding DUF5615 family PIN-like protein, with product MKFLLDQNIYHKTEIFLKNLGYDVLTLRELGLHKAADEELILYVRKLNRILITRDKDFGHLVFVKDMKAGVILLKLNPGNLERVHHILNKVLKTQKERLNSAFVVVSSSGYRIRWLR from the coding sequence ATGAAGTTTTTACTTGATCAAAATATTTACCATAAAACCGAAATATTTTTAAAAAATTTAGGGTATGATGTCTTAACGCTTAGAGAATTAGGTCTTCATAAGGCAGCAGATGAAGAACTAATTTTATATGTAAGAAAATTAAATAGAATCTTGATTACAAGAGATAAAGATTTTGGCCATTTAGTTTTTGTAAAAGATATGAAAGCAGGAGTTATCCTTTTGAAATTGAATCCTGGCAATTTAGAAAGAGTTCATCATATATTGAATAAAGTACTCAAAACTCAAAAAGAACGATTAAATTCTGCCTTTGTAGTTGTCTCTTCATCTGGTTATCGCATAAGGTGGCTTAGATAA
- a CDS encoding phenylacetate--CoA ligase family protein has product MDWHKKDYLPREEIEAIQLKRLKETVERVYHLVPFYRKKFDEIGLKPKHIKSLADLKHLPFTVKQDLRDHYPFGLFAVPLDQIIRIHSSSGTTGKPTVVGYTEHDLHVWTEVMYRTYKMADVGPGDVVHNAYGYGLFTGGLGFHYGAEAVGAAVVPSSVGFTKRQLMLMKDFGATILCCTPSYALHLAEVAQEEGFNPQKDFLLRAGFFGAEPASEGLRQAVADAWGIKYFECYGLSEIIGPGVAASCAEGALHIFEDHFIPEIIDPETGEVLPEGEEGELVFTTITKQGLPIIRYRTKDIATLYKAPCKCGRTAIRMGRILGRTDDMLIVSGVNVFPSQVEHVLTQVEGLTPNYVIVVDKRGVLDVLEVWVEVDERVFTGDIGSLENLKRKLEEELANALFLRARVKLVEPKTLERSMGKAKRVVDRRELKDIA; this is encoded by the coding sequence ATGGATTGGCATAAAAAAGACTATTTACCAAGGGAAGAAATCGAAGCAATCCAGCTTAAAAGACTCAAGGAAACCGTTGAAAGGGTGTATCATTTGGTTCCTTTTTACCGGAAAAAGTTCGACGAAATCGGCCTAAAACCCAAACACATAAAGAGCCTTGCCGACTTAAAGCATCTTCCCTTCACAGTTAAACAGGATCTTCGCGACCATTACCCATTTGGACTTTTCGCAGTTCCACTTGATCAGATAATCCGCATCCATTCTTCCTCCGGAACCACGGGCAAACCAACGGTTGTTGGTTACACCGAACACGACTTGCATGTGTGGACGGAGGTCATGTATCGAACCTACAAAATGGCAGATGTTGGCCCAGGAGACGTAGTCCACAACGCTTACGGTTACGGGCTTTTCACCGGTGGGCTCGGGTTCCATTACGGTGCCGAAGCAGTGGGTGCAGCGGTAGTTCCTTCAAGCGTTGGCTTTACCAAGCGGCAACTCATGCTCATGAAAGACTTCGGGGCCACGATTCTTTGTTGCACCCCCTCTTATGCGCTTCATCTAGCTGAAGTAGCCCAGGAAGAAGGCTTTAACCCCCAGAAAGATTTCCTTTTGCGCGCAGGTTTTTTTGGGGCTGAGCCCGCATCTGAAGGGCTCCGCCAAGCAGTGGCAGATGCCTGGGGGATTAAATACTTTGAATGTTATGGGCTTTCCGAAATCATAGGCCCAGGGGTGGCAGCAAGCTGTGCGGAAGGAGCCCTTCACATCTTTGAAGACCACTTTATCCCGGAAATCATTGACCCTGAAACAGGAGAAGTGCTTCCTGAGGGCGAAGAAGGTGAGCTTGTTTTCACCACAATCACCAAGCAAGGGCTCCCCATTATTCGCTACCGTACCAAAGACATCGCCACCCTTTATAAGGCCCCGTGCAAATGTGGACGCACGGCTATCCGCATGGGACGCATCTTGGGCCGCACCGACGATATGCTTATTGTCTCAGGGGTAAACGTGTTTCCGTCTCAGGTAGAACACGTGCTCACCCAGGTAGAGGGCCTTACCCCGAACTATGTAATTGTGGTTGACAAACGCGGCGTTCTTGACGTACTCGAAGTGTGGGTAGAGGTTGACGAAAGGGTATTTACTGGAGATATCGGCTCTCTTGAAAATCTAAAGCGCAAGCTGGAAGAAGAACTGGCCAACGCCCTTTTCTTGCGTGCCAGAGTAAAACTGGTGGAACCCAAAACCCTTGAACGCTCCATGGGTAAGGCCAAACGTGTGGTTGACCGGCGAGAACTCAAAGACATAGCCTAA
- the acs gene encoding acetate--CoA ligase has product MANSHNFETQIEHLLKSEKKFYPPKEVVSSAYIKDYESVYAYSIRDPEGFWGQIARELTWTEPWQKVRELKLPYHRWFIGGKTNITLNALDRHADSWRRNKVAVIWLSEEGEEQVGTYGQLRDRVNQFANGLKSLGVSKGDRVVIYMPLTIEGIIAMLACARIGAIHSVVYAGMGAGALRSRIEDCEAKVVICSDVTFRRGKVVRLKAVVDEALDGVDCVEKVVVHRRTKPPIELEEWEVDFWELLRAHSHRFKPEIMDAEDPLFILYTSGTTGKPKGVVHVHGGYMVGTYYLTRAFFDIKDQDVYWSTSDIGWIVGHSFIVYGPLCAGATVLIREGAPDYPHPGIVWEMVQKYGVSVMFTAPTALRMFMRFGEEHIKKFDRSTLRILACAGEPLNPEAWQFAQHVILENKGYCIDNFWQTEVAGPVLGTMPTMPSKPGFAGKPLPGVVADIVDAEGKSIPAGRGGYLVLRQPLPYMMRTIYNDPTRYESYWNEIPGCYKTGDIAVCDDEGYFAVLGRADDVLNVAGHRIGTADLESALVSHPAIAEAAAIGLPDEVKGERIKVFVVLREGKKVTEGLRKSIIQHVRKELGPIATPSEVEFVDKLPKTRSGKIMRRLLRARELGLPEGDTSTLED; this is encoded by the coding sequence ATGGCAAACTCCCACAACTTTGAAACCCAGATTGAACACCTCTTAAAAAGCGAAAAAAAATTCTACCCCCCGAAAGAAGTTGTAAGTAGCGCTTACATCAAGGATTATGAGTCTGTTTATGCCTATTCCATCCGTGATCCTGAAGGTTTTTGGGGGCAAATTGCACGTGAGCTCACCTGGACTGAGCCCTGGCAAAAGGTGCGCGAGCTTAAGCTCCCTTATCATCGCTGGTTTATTGGGGGAAAAACAAACATCACTTTGAATGCCCTTGACCGCCACGCAGATTCCTGGCGCAGAAACAAAGTGGCCGTGATCTGGCTTTCAGAAGAAGGTGAAGAGCAAGTTGGCACTTATGGTCAGTTACGCGACCGTGTAAATCAATTTGCCAACGGGTTAAAGTCCCTTGGCGTTTCCAAGGGCGATCGCGTGGTGATTTATATGCCCCTTACCATTGAAGGCATTATAGCCATGCTTGCCTGCGCCCGCATTGGTGCTATCCACTCAGTGGTTTATGCGGGGATGGGTGCAGGGGCGCTTCGTTCGCGCATTGAAGACTGTGAGGCCAAGGTTGTCATTTGTTCAGACGTAACTTTCAGGCGCGGAAAAGTTGTCCGTCTCAAAGCCGTAGTGGACGAAGCCCTTGATGGCGTTGATTGTGTAGAAAAAGTAGTGGTGCATCGGCGCACCAAGCCCCCTATTGAGCTTGAGGAATGGGAAGTTGATTTTTGGGAACTTTTACGTGCTCATTCCCACCGCTTTAAACCAGAAATCATGGACGCCGAAGACCCACTCTTCATCCTCTATACCTCAGGCACCACCGGAAAGCCCAAAGGTGTAGTCCACGTGCACGGGGGCTATATGGTTGGCACTTATTACTTAACAAGGGCTTTTTTTGACATAAAAGACCAAGATGTTTATTGGTCAACCTCTGACATAGGCTGGATTGTAGGACATTCTTTTATTGTCTATGGCCCTCTTTGTGCGGGAGCAACGGTGCTCATAAGGGAAGGAGCCCCGGACTACCCTCATCCAGGAATTGTCTGGGAAATGGTTCAAAAATACGGCGTATCAGTGATGTTTACCGCCCCCACAGCGCTTCGCATGTTCATGCGCTTTGGGGAAGAGCATATTAAAAAATTTGACCGTTCAACATTGCGTATCCTGGCTTGTGCCGGAGAGCCCCTTAATCCCGAAGCCTGGCAATTTGCCCAGCATGTCATCCTTGAAAACAAGGGCTATTGCATTGATAATTTCTGGCAAACCGAAGTAGCGGGGCCGGTGCTTGGCACTATGCCCACCATGCCTTCAAAACCTGGCTTTGCAGGAAAGCCTCTCCCAGGAGTTGTGGCAGATATTGTAGATGCCGAAGGGAAATCCATCCCTGCTGGCAGGGGCGGCTATCTGGTCCTGCGTCAACCTTTGCCCTATATGATGCGTACCATCTACAATGACCCAACACGCTATGAATCCTACTGGAATGAGATTCCAGGTTGTTACAAAACAGGAGACATTGCCGTATGCGACGACGAAGGGTATTTCGCTGTTTTAGGGCGCGCTGACGACGTCTTAAACGTCGCTGGCCATCGAATAGGCACCGCAGACCTTGAATCAGCACTGGTGAGCCACCCTGCTATTGCTGAGGCTGCTGCCATCGGGCTGCCTGACGAGGTGAAAGGTGAGCGCATAAAAGTTTTCGTGGTGTTGCGGGAGGGTAAAAAAGTAACCGAAGGGCTTCGCAAAAGCATAATCCAGCACGTGCGCAAAGAACTCGGGCCCATCGCAACTCCCTCTGAGGTCGAATTTGTAGATAAGCTCCCCAAAACTCGCAGTGGGAAAATCATGAGACGGCTCTTACGCGCCCGTGAACTGGGGCTCCCTGAGGGAGATACATCTACCCTTGAAGATTAA
- a CDS encoding ACT domain-containing protein has translation MRAKYAIKQISIFLENRKGRLKEVTQVLAEANVNIRALALAESAEFGILRLVVDNPEKARSVLSAGGFTVKEQDVFAVEVPDKPGGFYQVVKILTEADINIDYTYAFVGGKDSAILIFKVPDTLFEKALEVIHQGGVKLVEPIFFYGS, from the coding sequence ATGCGCGCCAAATATGCCATCAAGCAAATTTCTATTTTTCTTGAAAACCGCAAAGGACGTTTAAAAGAAGTAACCCAGGTTCTTGCAGAGGCAAACGTAAACATCAGGGCCCTTGCCCTTGCAGAAAGTGCCGAGTTCGGCATCCTGCGTCTGGTGGTGGACAACCCTGAAAAGGCCCGCAGTGTTCTTTCTGCTGGAGGCTTCACCGTTAAAGAACAAGACGTTTTTGCCGTAGAGGTACCTGACAAACCCGGAGGTTTTTACCAGGTGGTAAAAATTCTTACCGAGGCTGACATAAACATCGACTACACTTACGCCTTTGTAGGGGGGAAAGACTCAGCCATTCTTATTTTCAAAGTGCCTGATACCCTGTTTGAAAAGGCCCTTGAAGTGATCCACCAGGGCGGTGTCAAGCTGGTAGAACCAATCTTTTTCTACGGAAGCTAA
- a CDS encoding tetratricopeptide repeat protein gives MIDQEKLAILEKEAKENPKSIFAWHRLAIAYWQAGKTEDALKAFNYLLELDPPNFEARINFGTLLAQVGQLEEAKKQFEAALKAYPSSPEALVNLGLVNFHLDNLEEAQKYYQKALEVRPDWPPVLVNLSTVYIAQENYEDAASCCEKAIKSDPNFSMAYNNLAVTYYHLGKIKEARKALEKAKELGYPVQESLEKMITEAENA, from the coding sequence ATGATAGACCAAGAAAAACTTGCCATTTTAGAAAAAGAAGCCAAAGAAAATCCCAAGTCTATTTTTGCCTGGCACCGTCTGGCAATTGCCTACTGGCAGGCAGGAAAAACCGAAGATGCCCTGAAAGCCTTCAACTATCTCCTTGAACTTGATCCACCAAACTTTGAAGCAAGAATTAACTTCGGGACACTTCTTGCTCAGGTAGGGCAACTTGAGGAAGCCAAAAAACAATTCGAAGCAGCCCTTAAGGCCTATCCCAGCTCCCCCGAAGCCTTGGTTAATTTAGGCCTGGTAAATTTCCATTTAGACAACCTGGAAGAAGCCCAGAAATATTATCAAAAAGCCCTTGAAGTACGGCCAGATTGGCCGCCGGTGCTCGTAAACTTGTCGACCGTTTACATAGCCCAGGAAAACTACGAAGACGCGGCTTCGTGCTGCGAAAAAGCCATCAAGAGTGACCCTAATTTTTCTATGGCCTACAATAACCTTGCCGTAACATATTATCATCTTGGTAAAATAAAAGAAGCACGCAAAGCTCTTGAGAAAGCAAAAGAATTGGGCTATCCCGTACAAGAAAGCTTAGAAAAAATGATTACGGAAGCGGAAAATGCTTAA
- the ligA gene encoding NAD-dependent DNA ligase LigA, with protein sequence MADKEKSPEKKKREIPREIIERVKKLREEIEYHNYRYYVLDSPVISDAEYDALMRELKELEAKYPELITPDSPTQRVGYPPAKEFRQVPHAEPMLSLDDAMTEEEVIEFDRRIKRLLNLPENTKIEYTVEPKLDGLAVELVYENGVFTVGSTRGDGYVGEDVTNNLKTIKSIPLRLRPLTEDAPPAPKRLDARGEVFMEKEKFHQLNEERLKRGETPFANPRNAAAGSLRQLDPNITAQRPLDIFFYGVGKVEGYEFKTQWEILTTLPKWGLKTNPLCRLVKGIEEAISYHHEMERKRDSLPYEIDGVVIKVNDLSLWEKLGTKARSPRYALAYKFEPTQVTTKVLDIVLQVGRTGAVTPVAILKPVKVGGVIVSRATLHNEDEVRRKDIRIGDWVLVQRAGDVIPEVVMPIKERRTGQEKPFVMPKKCPVCGSELVRKPGEAVWRCPNKNCYAQLVRHLQHFASRNAMDIEGLGEQVAKALVDMGLVRDVGDLYYLTVEDLLQLPGFALKKAQNLYNAIQKSKKTTLARFLYALGIRHVGEVVAQILAEHFKSLDKLMNASMADLMAIPGIGPEVARSIVEFFRNPRNREIIEKLLKAGIEFEDLKEEAKEEKPLKGKTFVFTGALKSMTRDQAKKKVQALGGRVASDVSRNVDYVVVGEKPGSKFERAKRLGLKIINEEEFLKMIGEK encoded by the coding sequence ATGGCTGATAAAGAAAAGTCTCCCGAAAAAAAGAAGAGAGAAATACCCAGGGAGATAATCGAGCGGGTAAAAAAACTTCGCGAAGAAATAGAATATCACAACTACCGATATTACGTGCTTGACTCTCCTGTTATCTCAGACGCTGAATACGACGCGCTAATGCGCGAGTTAAAAGAACTTGAGGCCAAGTATCCTGAGCTCATAACCCCTGATTCTCCCACCCAGCGTGTGGGATACCCTCCGGCCAAAGAGTTTCGACAGGTGCCTCATGCCGAGCCCATGCTCTCCCTTGATGACGCCATGACAGAAGAAGAAGTAATCGAGTTTGACAGGCGCATTAAGCGCCTGCTTAATCTCCCAGAGAACACCAAGATTGAATATACCGTGGAACCAAAGCTTGATGGTCTTGCCGTTGAGCTTGTTTATGAAAACGGGGTCTTTACCGTGGGTTCAACCCGCGGAGACGGCTATGTTGGCGAAGACGTAACCAACAACTTGAAGACCATTAAGTCCATCCCTTTGCGCCTAAGGCCCCTTACCGAAGATGCTCCCCCTGCCCCCAAACGCCTTGATGCCCGCGGTGAAGTATTCATGGAAAAAGAAAAATTCCACCAGCTTAACGAAGAACGCTTGAAGCGCGGGGAAACACCTTTTGCCAACCCTAGAAACGCTGCGGCAGGTTCCTTGCGCCAGCTTGACCCCAATATCACCGCCCAGAGGCCCCTAGATATCTTTTTTTACGGGGTAGGGAAGGTAGAAGGCTATGAGTTTAAAACCCAATGGGAAATACTTACTACCCTCCCAAAATGGGGCTTAAAAACCAACCCCCTTTGCCGTTTGGTAAAGGGGATCGAAGAGGCCATTTCCTATCATCACGAGATGGAAAGAAAAAGGGATAGCCTTCCCTATGAGATAGACGGCGTGGTTATCAAGGTGAACGATCTTTCCCTCTGGGAAAAACTTGGTACCAAGGCCAGGAGTCCGCGCTACGCCCTGGCTTACAAATTCGAACCAACCCAGGTGACCACCAAAGTGCTTGACATTGTGCTTCAGGTGGGCCGCACAGGCGCAGTTACCCCGGTGGCCATCCTTAAGCCGGTAAAAGTAGGTGGGGTGATTGTCTCTCGTGCTACCCTTCACAATGAAGATGAAGTCCGCCGCAAGGATATTCGCATAGGTGACTGGGTGCTGGTGCAAAGGGCAGGGGACGTCATCCCCGAAGTAGTTATGCCCATTAAGGAACGCCGCACCGGCCAGGAAAAGCCCTTTGTTATGCCTAAGAAATGTCCGGTTTGCGGAAGTGAACTGGTTCGCAAACCAGGAGAAGCAGTCTGGCGTTGCCCGAACAAAAACTGCTATGCCCAGCTTGTGCGGCATCTTCAGCATTTTGCCAGTCGCAACGCCATGGATATCGAAGGCCTTGGCGAACAGGTGGCCAAAGCCCTGGTAGACATGGGGCTTGTGCGCGACGTGGGTGACCTTTATTACCTGACCGTGGAAGACCTTTTGCAGCTGCCGGGATTTGCCCTGAAAAAGGCCCAGAACCTTTATAATGCGATTCAAAAGAGCAAAAAGACTACTCTTGCCCGATTCCTCTACGCCCTGGGAATCAGGCATGTTGGTGAAGTGGTGGCACAGATCCTTGCTGAGCATTTCAAAAGCCTGGACAAGCTTATGAATGCCTCTATGGCGGATCTTATGGCCATTCCCGGTATAGGGCCTGAGGTTGCGCGAAGCATTGTGGAGTTTTTCCGCAACCCGCGCAATCGGGAGATAATAGAAAAGCTTCTTAAGGCAGGTATTGAATTCGAAGACTTAAAAGAAGAGGCCAAAGAAGAAAAGCCCCTTAAAGGTAAGACCTTTGTTTTTACCGGTGCTTTAAAGAGCATGACCCGGGATCAGGCCAAGAAAAAAGTCCAGGCACTGGGGGGGCGTGTGGCTTCTGATGTTTCGCGAAACGTGGACTATGTGGTGGTAGGTGAAAAACCTGGCTCCAAGTTTGAACGCGCCAAGCGCCTTGGGCTAAAAATTATAAACGAAGAAGAATTCCTGAAAATGATTGGTGAAAAGTGA
- the mltG gene encoding endolytic transglycosylase MltG, with amino-acid sequence MKKIISILTVLLFCLYLFAWYHELTLPAAEGEASPKIVFIKPGTPFKEVAKLLKEKGIIRSELGFTFEAYRLGVVHQLKAGEYELDPRDPPARILRILAKGRVVTHYVTIPEGYNIYEIARLLDKAGLCKRDDFLQVVKDPSFLKEFNLPGPTAEGFLFPDTYAFSKGMSPRLIAATMVIRFWKIWNKEFAKRAQEIGVSVKTAITLASIVEKEAIIPRERPIIASVFWNRLKRGMKLQADPTVRYATKRFYYRLRYRDLRSRNPYNTYVYPGLPPGPICNPGKDSIRAVLWPAKTDYLYFVSKGDGTHYFSRTLREHERAVDIYQRGILPEKTTSSKDDSKNEGNKE; translated from the coding sequence ATGAAAAAAATAATATCGATTCTAACAGTTTTGCTTTTTTGCCTGTATCTTTTCGCCTGGTATCATGAACTTACCCTTCCTGCAGCTGAGGGTGAGGCCTCCCCAAAAATTGTTTTTATTAAGCCTGGGACCCCCTTTAAAGAAGTAGCAAAACTTCTGAAGGAAAAAGGCATTATTCGTAGTGAACTTGGTTTTACCTTTGAGGCCTATCGCCTGGGAGTAGTTCATCAGCTCAAGGCCGGGGAATACGAACTTGATCCCCGGGATCCTCCTGCGCGCATTTTGCGTATTCTGGCCAAAGGGCGGGTGGTGACCCATTACGTGACTATCCCAGAGGGCTATAACATCTATGAAATTGCCCGTCTGCTTGATAAAGCGGGACTTTGCAAACGTGATGATTTTTTGCAAGTGGTGAAAGACCCTTCTTTTTTGAAGGAGTTTAATCTTCCCGGGCCTACGGCAGAGGGTTTTCTTTTTCCTGACACTTATGCTTTTTCCAAGGGCATGAGCCCGCGCCTTATAGCCGCTACCATGGTCATCCGTTTCTGGAAAATATGGAACAAAGAATTTGCCAAGCGCGCTCAGGAGATAGGGGTTTCGGTGAAGACGGCGATAACCCTTGCCTCTATTGTGGAAAAAGAAGCTATCATTCCCAGGGAAAGGCCCATTATTGCCAGTGTTTTCTGGAACCGCCTAAAAAGGGGGATGAAACTTCAGGCTGATCCCACGGTGCGTTATGCTACCAAGCGTTTTTATTATCGTTTGCGTTACCGGGATTTGCGTTCTCGCAATCCTTACAACACTTATGTCTATCCAGGTCTTCCTCCAGGCCCTATCTGTAATCCTGGCAAAGATTCCATAAGAGCGGTGCTATGGCCTGCTAAGACTGATTATCTTTATTTTGTGTCCAAAGGGGACGGCACGCATTATTTTTCACGCACCTTAAGGGAACACGAACGCGCGGTTGATATTTACCAGCGCGGCATTTTGCCTGAGAAGACTACGTCTTCAAAGGATGACTCTAAAAATGAGGGAAACAAGGAGTAA
- a CDS encoding DVU0298 family protein, protein MLKAKPALCPFCGRPIAPPQNLGFQYSDFDAGFCDCGAVYVSDVTGHNQGAAFVEALLLACGGNWDLAWELSPEEDYQEYVLEHYDQKSHQVFGDPSDRVSVRGVLYFLRLVDEIRELSAEKIAKLKQEKRKTETPPEGFKPKRLRRQEIEELLRKDKSQEVVFHCRFLPVNLSTLRKVLYSADPLLRWKAILTLGEAAQAVLKSRPDIVADLIKRLIYSSADSAASAWGALETVGEIIRREPERFGLFVKNLFAFLKYPEFRPAALWALYRIGEKKPSLIRGERVFVLVELLKDATPETRALATLACASSKILEALKELKKLTNDDTEVEIFNPEKQIFERRTIADLAKEAIEKIEKEN, encoded by the coding sequence ATGCTTAAAGCTAAGCCTGCACTTTGCCCGTTTTGTGGTCGGCCAATTGCCCCACCACAAAACCTGGGGTTTCAATATTCAGATTTTGACGCGGGTTTTTGCGATTGCGGGGCGGTCTATGTAAGCGATGTAACCGGTCACAACCAGGGTGCTGCCTTTGTGGAGGCCTTACTCCTAGCCTGTGGTGGCAACTGGGACCTTGCCTGGGAACTTTCCCCTGAAGAAGACTACCAGGAATACGTGCTTGAACATTACGACCAGAAAAGCCACCAGGTCTTTGGAGACCCTTCTGATCGCGTAAGTGTAAGAGGGGTTTTATATTTCCTACGCTTAGTTGACGAAATAAGAGAGCTTTCAGCTGAAAAAATAGCCAAGCTCAAACAAGAAAAGCGTAAAACAGAAACACCCCCAGAGGGTTTTAAACCCAAACGCTTGAGGCGTCAGGAAATAGAAGAACTTTTGCGCAAAGACAAGTCTCAAGAAGTTGTCTTTCACTGCCGCTTTTTGCCGGTAAATTTAAGCACCTTGCGCAAAGTTCTTTATAGTGCGGATCCCCTTTTGCGCTGGAAGGCCATCCTTACCCTCGGTGAAGCAGCCCAGGCTGTTTTAAAAAGCCGCCCGGATATCGTGGCAGATTTAATCAAGCGGCTTATTTACTCAAGTGCCGACTCGGCAGCCTCTGCCTGGGGAGCCCTTGAAACTGTTGGCGAAATCATCAGGCGTGAGCCAGAAAGATTCGGTCTTTTCGTGAAAAATCTCTTTGCCTTTTTAAAATATCCGGAATTTAGGCCCGCAGCCCTTTGGGCGCTTTACCGCATCGGAGAAAAAAAACCCTCCCTTATACGTGGTGAAAGGGTTTTTGTGCTGGTAGAACTCTTGAAAGATGCCACCCCTGAAACAAGGGCCCTTGCCACCCTTGCCTGCGCTTCTAGCAAAATACTAGAAGCACTTAAAGAACTTAAAAAACTAACAAATGACGACACGGAAGTGGAAATATTTAATCCGGAAAAGCAAATCTTTGAAAGGAGAACAATCGCAGATTTAGCAAAAGAAGCCATCGAAAAAATAGAAAAGGAGAATTAA
- a CDS encoding DUF433 domain-containing protein — MGKITVDPKVRFGKPCIKGTRITVQEVLELINQGISFQEIIEEYYPDLTEEDIKACIEYAIKIISEEEVHLEAI; from the coding sequence ATGGGTAAAATAACAGTGGATCCAAAAGTGAGATTCGGTAAGCCTTGTATAAAGGGAACAAGAATTACAGTACAAGAAGTTCTGGAGCTAATTAATCAAGGAATTTCCTTTCAGGAAATAATTGAAGAATATTACCCTGATCTTACTGAAGAGGATATTAAAGCTTGTATTGAATATGCTATAAAAATTATTTCTGAAGAAGAAGTCCATTTGGAAGCAATTTAA